From one Lycium barbarum isolate Lr01 chromosome 6, ASM1917538v2, whole genome shotgun sequence genomic stretch:
- the LOC132645799 gene encoding uncharacterized protein LOC132645799 has translation MAEEEVEALQSVYGDDCLVLQTYPPFFHLHITPRTADDSSQQFVEAIIGIQAGPKYPDEPPAIRIVDSKGLDEQRQKQLISCISERACELSSCLMLVALCEEAVERLSGMNHPDGECPLCLYPLVDEDAGSSAPFMKLMSCYHCFHCECIIRWWNWLERLKESDAPTSSGSASSSGNIRNQDEEGRRKCPVCRKSFLAKDIEHVLDFVKTQNAVTSSGSEVNKEDKLLFSESEKLRREKFDAILKLQQEKGGLIEIKKHEVLRPGIYLPQPAALPSTASTEEAKEQQDKDLATNSRTNSSGSSNKPGASRARNSGTKKHQGHSSRKQVTHSPRKQVTQWVKKENSNTS, from the exons ATGGCGGAAGAAGAAGTAGAAGCACTACAATCAGTATATGGCGATGATTGTTTAGTCCTACAAACATATCCACCTTTTTTTCATCTTCATATCACACCACGGACTGCCGATGATTCTTCTCAACAG TTTGTGGAAGCAATCATAGGGATTCAGGCTGGTCCAAAG tATCCCGACGAGCCTCCTGCTATTAGAATTGTTGATTCCAAGGGCCTTGACGAGCAAAGACAAAAACAATTGATAAGTTGTATTTCAGAAAGGGCTTGCGAACTCTCCTCGTGTCTAATGCTTGTAGCACTTTGTGAG GAAGCAGTGGAGCGGCTTTCCGGTATGAATCACCCTGATGGAGAGTGTCCTTTGTGCTTGTATCCATTAGTTGATGAAGATGCAGGAAGCTCTGCGCCATTTATGAAACTGATGTCTTGTTATCATTGCTTTCATTG TGAGTGCATCATCAGATGGTGGAATTGGCTTGAACGACTAAAAGAATCTGATGCCCCTACATCGTCTGGTTCTGCTTCATCTTCCGGAAATATCAGGAATCAGGATG AAGAAGGTAGGAGGAAGTGCCCGGTTTGTCGCAAGTCTTTTCTTGCGAAGGACATTGAGCACGTGCTTGACTTTGTGAAGACTCAGAATGCTGTT ACCTCCAGCGGATCTGAAGTTAACAAGGAGGACAAGCTTCTTTTCTCAGAGTCAGAGAAATTAAGGAGAGAGAAATTTGATGCAATACTGAAACTCCAGCAAGAGAAGGGTGGCTTAATTGAAATAAAAAAGCATGAAGTGTTGCGGCCAGGTATTTATCTTCCACAACCTGCTGCATTACCCTCAACGGCGTCCACTGAAGAGGCAAAAGAGCAGCAAGACAAAGATCTGGCAACCAACTCCAGAACAAATTCTAGTGGTTCCTCAAATAAACCTGGTGCCAGTAGAGCAAGGAACTCCGGCACAAAGAAACACCAGGGGCACAGTTCAAGAAAACAAGTCACTCACAGTCCCAGAAAACAAGTCACTCAGTGGGTGAAGAAAGAAAATAGTAATACATCATGA